The Solanum pennellii chromosome 11, SPENNV200 sequence AAACTATTGGAAATCAGGAGAATGTTGTTATGCAACAAGACAACGACAAGGAAAACATTGAGAAACAAGAGATTGATAGTGCTGGTGAGAATTCAAACTCGTTTCAAACGAATTCATCTTCTCGATGGCCTAAAGCCGAAGTGGAAGCCTTAATCAAACTAAGAACAAACGTCGACTTGCAATACCAAGACAATGGATCATCAAAAGGACCTCTTTGGGAAGACATCTCATGTGGTATGAAGAAGCTTGGATACGATAGAAACGCAAAGAGATGTAAAGAGAAATGGGAGAATATAAACAAGTACTATAGAAGAGTTAAAGAAAGCCAAAAGAAAAggccacaagattcaaaaacaTGTCCATATTTTCATCAATTGGATTCCATCTATCAAAACAAGTCCAAGAAACAATTGCCCATTATGGAAACTCCGGGTTCCAATATGAAGGCCGGAGAGATACTAATGCAAATAATCAaccaacaacagcaacaacaagcATTAGAAAGAACAGAATGTTGAACAAAAGTTTGTTCAACAAGATAATGCAAATAATAGATTGATGAAGGACAAGAAGGTTTTCTATTTTACTTTGTGGTTAGTGTACCATTTTTGACAAGTGGGACAAAATCATTGGAGTTAATTATGTGCTTTGGAAATGTGGGATCAAGATTCAATTATGTGTGAGGGAGGAACTTTTTCATTCACAAAGTTAGTTTTACTATAAATGCACACACAGAGAAAGtggcatattttttttttctagttatgTATATTTAATCATTTGTTGTTAGTAGTTAAATAGTGTCATAGGGAATAGTTTTAGCTTTGGTGtgattttgatatttctttCAAGATTATATATGTAGCACATAGTATACATTTTCTTCCTTTGAGGCTTTGGTTTCTCAACCATATCCTCCATAAGTACATGTGTGTAATAGTTCAAAATAGTTGATTGTGTTTGTATGAATTCAGAATATACTTTTACATGTTTgtcgatttttattttttgttgttgaaggGATTTATGAGTAAGAGTGAAAAAGTTGTGTACTTTAACTAGAATAATTTTCACAAAAGGGTCCTAATTATTGTTTCGACAGAAATATCGAAAACACTTCGTTATTAACAGTTTTGAAGATAACTTTTTTATTTGGCTAACTATATGTGGTATGTATCTGGATTTGGTTTAAAATTCTGATTTGAAGTAAAAGTGTGTTTTTATACGTAATCCAATGTTTACGGAATTACGTATTACTAACTATATTGTGCTTTCTTTATTTTGTCCATTACCTATTTTATCATGAATATCcacatttttaatattatattatcacTTTTAGTGTAACCATACATCTATCTACTAGACATGAGGGTTTTTTATTTGTGAACACTTCACACCATATAACAAAGTCGGTCTAATGACCAACCACTCTATATAATTTACCTTTGAGTTTCGATGGTACCTTCCAAGACTCCAGATGCGAGTCACCGCTTCATCTATACTGCATGTATGATATCATTGTCATTTGTCAACCTCCACACTCTCCTgaattataaagaaataaatatataaaagaataatttggGAACAGTAATAATAGTTGGGCCACATTGGGCTCAACCATATTAAAGTGGGTACATGAAACACATCGTCAGACCCAAAACTCAAAGACTAACCCAACAAGCACTTCAACAAACGGCCATTTGTTGCATCAAGTCCAATATACAATCAGTGTATATAGGATTATTGGCACATACTCGGGATCGTTTAGTAATTGGCTAGTGTTATTCAAGTATTACTAATTAAGAGAAAATGTAAATCTTTTTATGTAGGTATTAGTAGTTatgcaaaaattaattaattatccactttttatcttttatgttgcataaaataatacaatacatcCTCTCAttacttataaatatatttgttacgTGAATTTCTAAATTATAAATCGAACaccatattaatataattaagatGCTTATTAGCTTGTCCTTGCAAATACTCGTcattttaaatatcataattatgacacataaataaaataaataaataaattattacctAATATGTTAAGACAATATTAAAAACCCCACAAACATTTTAAGACAAGACAGgagtataattaattaatctcaTACTAATCCATATACAATCCAACATTGACCCCACCCCGTCACGTTTCTATGCCGTTAAGCGTTAAATAAGAACTATGAGTCGTCGTGTACGATGAGATCGCcttattcttaataaaaatatttcgtTTCGAGCCtaaatacataaaagaattagatatagatgttatttttaaataaattttataatatcgagaaaagataataaaataaaaatagaaatatcgttatttctttttaggtgtaaaattaaatatgacaaataaaaataaatccagCGGTGATCAAACTCTACTGTCACCTTGATATTCTAACCTTCCAACTATCATCGCCCACATGTTGACAGTCACACTGAGTGTCACCATTAAACTCCAAAACTTCTCTCTGTTTTTTTTCTCAAGCTTTCTCCAATGGCGGATTACGATGCCGCCCCAACCCATCACCACCCAAACAATCTGATCCAAAAAGAAACTGCTCTACAAGCAATCAACACAATAATCCAGCTCCATTTCGAAAAAACTCTCGAGAAAAAACGAGCAATCGATTTACAAAAAAAGGAACTATGGAAAATGTTTCAacatttcttcatctttttatcACTCATCTTCCTGGGTCAAGCTCTTTCTCCGAAGCTTCAATGCCGACATTGTTGGATACCCATTGGTCTTCTCTCGTTATCCCATCTGATTTTCTACGTATCTGTAGCCCAAACATTGAGATGCATCAATGGGTTTAAGTATCAACGGAGATGTCATAAATTAACATTAGGGTTAGCTACAGAAAGGTTAAGGCAACTGAAGATGAGGATTAACAATGGTGGGGTTGAAGAAATTGGGGATGAATTTGAAATACATTATCAAGAACCACCAGAGAGTTATTTTGGTAAGTTTAAGAGGAATTGGGCACTGcattttgggtttttgatttttatttatggaTTTATGGTTTCTTCATCTGTTGTAATACTCTGTTTTTGAGATCTTCAAAAGAAATGAACTTTCGTTAGGGTTTTGGGTGGGTGGAGGAGGGGCAATTTTGggaattttgatggaaaatatgtgttgtaatttttcaaaatatttggatGAATTATgggttgtgatttttattttatttttttggtagttttgtttatttaaaattgttgaTATGTACATTTTTGTTTTGTAGGTTAGTGcttctagattttctttttaaaaatatcatattaggAAAGAAATTTGTATTTGAGGATGAAGTTCGaccaaatttgaattaatgaCAAAAAATTTTACACCAGAGTAAGACACTCACTTCATATACAAGAGGGCTCGAATCCATATTTATCAATTCTTATTTGTGAgatttgtatattatttatcTCGTGTCATCTGTTGTCGATATAATGTTATTTgacttgaaataaaatttataaaaagaagGAAGATTTGATATTCATGATACATAATAATCTTAACAACTTGTGTGATTGGTTATGAATCgttccatttttaattttaaaacataagaaataacattattttttgaacgaactaaaaaaacaatcaaatgaagtattattattatattagtctgatattttttaaatagtttggAAATTTGAATCCAAATATAAGAGGGAAAAAAGGTAGCATGGAGAAAGTGAGAATTTTGGTATATGTGTATGCGTTTGATTTtctaaaatgagttaaaattgtactttttgaaatctaactttatttattttaaatatgagTGTTCATTGAAATGTATactattatgattattattcttGTTTTAATGGTTTTGAATGTTTAATAAATGTGTATATTCTTTTTAGGTATGTTTGTTTTAATAGAGTTAAATGGGAAAACACTGTCACGCAAAACGAAATTGAAATGAATTAAACACTT is a genomic window containing:
- the LOC107004444 gene encoding uncharacterized protein LOC107004444 produces the protein MADYDAAPTHHHPNNLIQKETALQAINTIIQLHFEKTLEKKRAIDLQKKELWKMFQHFFIFLSLIFLGQALSPKLQCRHCWIPIGLLSLSHLIFYVSVAQTLRCINGFKYQRRCHKLTLGLATERLRQLKMRINNGGVEEIGDEFEIHYQEPPESYFGKFKRNWALHFGFLIFIYGFMVSSSVVILCF